GAGAAATGATTTCCCTATTGCCTAGGGGGGCCTTAGTGGATTCTCTCCATGATCCCTCCCTAGCGATTCGAGACTTGGCAGCACCAGAAGCCAAGGATATGAATCCACAATTAAATCTGACCCGCGAAGTCGTTATGGTGACCACTCAGGACCGCTTGTTAATTCCACCTATTGCTAATTTTCGACGTTTGGTTCATGATTCATTCATCTCCAATATTCCATAAGGCCCATCAGAGGAGATGTGGGTTAATTGCTACACAGTATCAAGGAACCCCTTGATTCTAGAGTTGGCAAAGTAAATAGCCATGAGTCAGATTTTTCGAGAACTTTTAAAGAAAGTAGGTAGTGGGAGGCATACCAGTAAAGATTTAAGCAGAGTCGAAGCCCAAACCGCCCTGGAAATGATGTTGCGGCAAGAAGCCACTCCTGCTCAAATTGGGGCTTTTTTAATTGCTCACCGGATTAAACGACCCACGGGAATTGAGTTGGCTGGTTTTTTGGATGCCTATGAACATCTAGGTCCAGAGCTGTCAGCTGTATCTGCGCCCTCTCCAGTCATTGTGTTTAGCGTTCCCTATGATGGGCGCTCGCGCACGGCTCCCGTCTTACCCATTACTGCCTTGATCTTGGCCGCATCCGGCTGTCCTGTGCTGCTTCATGGCGGCGATCGGATGCCCACAAAATATGGGGTGCCGTTGGTTGATCTTTGGCAGGGATTAGGGGTGGATTGGTCCCATCGCTCCCTCGCTCAAATCCATCAGGTTCTATCGGAATGTGGCCTCGGATTTGTTTATTTACCGGAGCAGTTTCCTTTAGCCCAAGGCCTAGTAGAGTTTAGGGATCAAGTCGGGAAGCGTCCTCCTCTGGCTACCACAGAGTTGCTCTGGCAGCCCTACCTAGGGAAACACCATCTGATTGCAGGATTTGTCCATCCCCCCACGGAAAATATGATGCGAGAGGCGTTGGCCCTGAGAGGAACGGACCATTTCACAACGGTGAAAGGGTTGGAAGGGAGTTGTGATTTGCCCCGCGATCGCAAAGCAATACTGGGTCTCAATCAGCCGGCATCAGAGCCGACCTGGCAGCGCTTAATCCTCTCGGCTCGAGAGTATGACCTCGGGGGTCCTGAAATTCCCTACACCTCCACCGAGGAATTGCTAGAACAACTCCATGCCGTCTTAAATGGTCAAGCCTGCGAACTGATGCCTGCCGTCTTGTGGAATGCGGGCTTCTATCTTTGGCATGTGGGGATCAGCTCCACCTTGAATGAAGGGCTGCAAGCAGCCGAGAATTTATTAGTGAATGGAACAGCAAAACAAACCCTTGAACAAGTCCAAACGTTTCTAGCAGACCTGTAAGTTAATAACGCCTGGAGAAATATTTCTCCCGTTCATCATCGATTTTCCTCCGCCTTACTCAAGCTCCCATGAATCAGCCAACGTCACTCACTCAAAACAGTTATGTTGCCGGCTTAGTCTTGGCAGGGGGACGAAGTAGACGCATGGGGACTGATAAAGCATTGCTCTGCTGGCAAGGCATACCTATGCTCCAGCGGGCCTGTCAAGCTGCCCTACAGTGCTGCGATCTCGTTTATGTACTAACACCCTGGCCTGAACGCTATCAGCACGTCATACCATCATCCTGTATCGTCTTGCAGGAACACCAGCCCGATAGAGGTCCCTTAGTTGCATTATTAGCAGGATTGAATCAACTCCAAACGACTTGGGTACTTCTGCTAGCATGTGACTTGCCGCTCCTCCGTTCAGATATTCTCAGGGAATGGTTAACCTTATTGCCGAATACCCAAGCCTTAGCCCTAGTGCCCCATCAGCCTGATCAATGGGAACCCCTTTGCGGTTTCTACCATCATCAAAGCCGTTCATCATTGCAATCCTTCATCCAGCAAGGGGGGCAATCTTTTCAGCATTGGTTATCCAGTCTTCCAGCCCAGAAGATTACAACAAATGCCCAATCCCAAACAATGTTATGGAATTGCAACGCTCCCAACGATTTAATCCCACCTGAGGTTTAGTACCATGTCCACTCCACCAGATTTTCCAGCCGAAGATAGCCTCTTTTTCCAGTTTGAACAGGAATTTATAGACGATTTACGCTGTATTCCCATGATTGTCCGTTTCAAGCTTGACACCTGTGGAATCAAGCTGAAGCTCGCCCAATGGAATCAGTTTAGCGAAGATGAGCGAGAACAATTCGCCTTCCAGCCTTGTTCCTCAGAAGATGAAATCGAAGACTATCGAGAATTTCTCCAAGATTTGATCTTTATGTATTCAGAAACAGAAGCTGGTGAGGTGCCTGTTGATGAAAATCCGCCTTGGCTAGATGAGACTAAGATCCCATCTGACTTAGTGGAAAAAGCCAAGTCTTTCAAGGCCACTATTAGCCTCAAACAGTGGAAAAGCTTAAGTCCCCTGCAACGATTCGCCTTGATCAAGCTCAGTCGCCCCAGCCATGAAAACAACAACTTTGTGCCCGCTTTAAAAGAATTCCAGTTGGCATAGCCCCTACTGATCTGCAACCAGCACCACTTGTTCAATGGGGCGATCTCGCAATAGCCGTTTTGGTACCCCTCCGGGCTGGGTCGCGTAAATAGCACTGCCATTGGTATAAACAACACCACCGTTAGCATCAATGTCATAGGAGATGACCCCATCTCCTATGACCTGGACCTCGCCATCTGGGCGCTGACATACGAGCTGCCAAGATCGGGGCACTAGAGCCGGTGAGTCTTCATCGCCAAACCGGCGATTTTTCTCTGCTTCGGCTTCTGTATTGATGACATTGCCCCAGATTAACAAGTCTTGCTTAGCTTGTATTTTGGGTTGACCAGGTTTTACTAATGGTTTCCCCGTATAGGCTTGGGTAAATACATTCAGCCATTCATAAATTGCCTGAATTAATCGAAAGGGCATCAGGAGAATATCTTTGAGTAGTGTCAAGATATTCAATCGACGTTGACGGGTTTGATACGGACGTCGAATATAGTACAGCGAGCTATCCGCAGCCATTTTGGGAGCTAGCAGGTCAAATTTGTCACTCTCTGCGACTGTCGTCATTTCTCCTGACTGAAAATCTAATTTTTCAATCGTAAAAGGGCTTTGCTCTAAGACAAACCCCTCTGAGTTTCGGGCAATACCGGCAGATTGAAAGACCAGTACTTTTTGATCCCCGGGCAGCCATTGCGGTGCTAGATCAATCGAATCTCCTACCGTTATCTCTTTGGGTCTGGCTCCATCAATTGGCATCACTGCGATATTCGCTGAACCATCTTTATGCATGACGGTACAGGCAAATTCACTTTTTTGGGGATGAACGTTCAAATGCTGAACTGCAAAATCGGAATTATGAAACAAACGCTGTTCTTTATCTTCCGTAGCATCTAGGGTAAACACGCCGGTCACATCTCCCACGGCCAGGGTATAGAGCAGTTGACCTGGACTGCAGGGACTAACGGATCGAATGGCGACGGGAAGTTTGGCTTCACCCATTGCTTCCATTTGTTGCAAGAAGGCTTGGGGGATCATTCCTGCCATGGGATTTTTATCCTTCCAAGCATTTCGCCGCTGACTTTTTAGGGTCCGGTCTTGTACATCTAGCCCAAATTGGCTATCAATTGTACGGACGGGGCTCTCGCCTAATTTGAGGTGTAATTTACCACCTGCAAGGTATGCAAAGTTAAGGCTCATAGGTGCAGGAATGAAATGTGGTGAATATCTACGATAGCAATTTTATCGATGACTGAATCAGTCTTTGTCCTCAAGGAATTGCGGCTACAACAGCGATCCTCAAAGAGAGTGGATTGCAAGGAGTATTGAAGACTGAAGGATAGAGTTGACCTGCATCCATCAAGCAAACACTCATGATAGGGAGAGAGAACAAGCTATATGCCCATCATCATGGGATATATCAGTATTCTGGGAAATAGGCTAAAGACCCGCTGAGTCATTGGCATCCGCTGAACAGCTTATCCCTGAGTACCTAGTGTTTCAGCCAAGCATCAGGGATAACTTTAAACAGAGGTAATTTGAACCGGATTAGCGTTTCACTTTAGCCAACATCAAGTTGGATTCATTCGGCCCAAAGTTATAGCCGATACCAAAATTGAGCCGCTGAATCTTGGCATTTTTCTGATAAATCTGATTGAGATCCGTTTGGTATTCTTCCGCTGTAAAGGGTGCCCGGGGTGCGGTGTAATTACCGTAAAAGGTTAGATTCCATTGGTTGTCATCAAACACTCGCACTGGCATTCCTGAATCGTCCTGTAACAAATTCGTGGCCTTTGCCAAGGTTAACTCTCGAATTTGTTTGAAGGTTGAGTCATAGTGCATCAAATAAGAGGCTGCTTTCAGATAAGTATTGGGCTGATCTAGATTATCGACAAACTGGGCCAACTGAGGGGTTTTCTTGAGACCATCATCCGAGAGATCCGTCGAAAAATAGTACAGGGTCCGAGGCTTATCCTCATCAGCAGCGGTGAACGTCACCTTCACTCCGGGGACCATCCCCTTGGCCTTCTCATTCGTGGATTGAACCGTCCCACTGCTATCAATGCCGATGTATTCCACATCCAACACTCGGTTATTGGTCCGAGCGAGAAATACCAACAAAACTGGCAGCACCCCTTGCTTCTGCAGATCCACCTTCATATCGTTGGTGCGGAAGAAACTATATTGCAGGATGGCAAATAACGAATTCTTCGCTTCTAAAAGCTTCAAGTTTTGCTGTTCAGTGGATAGCTGGGAAAAATCAGGTAGCGGCCCCACGGGTTCTAAGGCAATCAACACATATTCTTCGGCCTTGGGAAAAAATGTGTTGGCGTAGAGAATATCTGGCCCACTAAAGGGATAAAACAAGGGTTGGGTGGAGCGATGCAAATCAGCAATTTCGATGGCCGCCCATTGACGGACCTTAGACAACTGTTGATCTTCTAGCTTGCCAAAGGCATCTTCTAAAAAACTATGGTGACTTACCCAAGTCGGTCGTTTTTGTACCTCACTAAATTCACTGTCCTCACCCACCTTCATCCCGGCTAATAGCTTAGAGATATCTGTCCAACGGGCTGCTTTGACTTCATCAATTTGAGGCGTAGTAGGCGTGGAACCGGGGGAGCCTTCGGAGGAGGAAGGGGCTGAGGCGGTCTCTGTTTTCGCCGAAGTAGTGGACTGATTAGAGGAATCGCAGGATTGGAGTCCTCCGCCCAACAGGAGAGCTGCCGTTAAGAGTAGAGATAAGCGCATATTTTTCATAATGGTTAGATGTCTATGCAAGTTTCTGCTTAGAGGCAATGAAATAGAGGGGGAGGCCTAAAAGAATCGTTCCTAAGCCTGCCAAGGATTCCATCGGTTTTTGTTGAAGTAAAAATACCAGAACCCATACACTCATAGCGAGGAAAATTAAAGGAGTAATGGGATAGCCCCAGGTTTTGTAAGGGCGGGGTAAGTCTGGGAATCGGAAGCGAGACACAAACACACCTAACACGGTCAAAAAAGAAGACAGGATCAGCGTAAATTCCAAGTAGGCCAATACCGTTTCAAACTGCTTCATAATCACCAAGGCAATCACGATCGCTAGTTGGAGTAAGAGGGCATAGTAGGGAACGCCACTGCGGTTTTTCTTGGCCAAGATCTTGAAGAAAGGAATGTCTTCGCCAATAGATTGGGTCACCCTTGGACCGGCCCATACCATTGAGCTAATGGACGAAACTAGCCCCAATGAGATAAACAGTGCCATCAGCTCAGCTCCTGGAAACCCCAAAATGGGATTGCCCTTAAAGATTTGATCGGCAGCGATATAGCCGACTTCTAGCTTCCCAGCCATCAAATCGATGGGAGTGGTATAGAGAAAAATAAAGTTGATCAGCAGATATAAAACCATAACGATAGCGGTCCCCAGCAAAAGAGAGCGAGGTAGATTCTTCTCTGGGGATTTGACTTCGCTAGCTAAGTAAACCGCTGAATTCCAGCCTGAGTAAGAATAGGTGACATATACCAAGGAAATGGCAAAGGGGGCACTCATAATTTGGGAGAAATCGGCATTGGTGGGAGCAAAGCTAATCTCTTGGCCAGTTCCTAAAGTAAAACCGGCCACGACCAGAAACAAAATCAGGAGGATTTTGAGCAGGGTAAAAATCTGCTGAAAAGAGCTACCTAGCTTGAGATTCTGGGAGTGAATCAAGGTCACGAGGAGAACAACAACCAAGCCAATAATGGTGGGATCTGCCGAAGGAAATACTTTGGCAAAATAGGTGCCTAGAGCAATAGCCATCAGGGCAATAGGCGCAGCAAATCCAACAGTGACGGAGACCCAACCGGACAAGAAACCGATGACCGGATGGTAAATCTGGGAGAGGAAATGGTATTCACCGCCAGAGCGAGGCATGGATGCACCCAGTTCCCCATAAGCAAGGGCACCACAAAGGGCATAGACGCCCCCTGCTAACCACAGAAACAGCAATGAAAATCCTGATTGAATACCTGCGACTTGAAATCCGAGACTGGTGAAAACCCCAATCCCAATCATGTTGGCAATCACCAAACAAGTCGCGGTAAACAGGGTGACCTGCCTGGACGTCTCTGGCGCCGCAACAGGCGCACTGTCGATGGA
The Acaryochloris marina S15 genome window above contains:
- a CDS encoding anthranilate phosphoribosyltransferase family protein; this translates as MSQIFRELLKKVGSGRHTSKDLSRVEAQTALEMMLRQEATPAQIGAFLIAHRIKRPTGIELAGFLDAYEHLGPELSAVSAPSPVIVFSVPYDGRSRTAPVLPITALILAASGCPVLLHGGDRMPTKYGVPLVDLWQGLGVDWSHRSLAQIHQVLSECGLGFVYLPEQFPLAQGLVEFRDQVGKRPPLATTELLWQPYLGKHHLIAGFVHPPTENMMREALALRGTDHFTTVKGLEGSCDLPRDRKAILGLNQPASEPTWQRLILSAREYDLGGPEIPYTSTEELLEQLHAVLNGQACELMPAVLWNAGFYLWHVGISSTLNEGLQAAENLLVNGTAKQTLEQVQTFLADL
- a CDS encoding molybdenum cofactor guanylyltransferase, whose amino-acid sequence is MNQPTSLTQNSYVAGLVLAGGRSRRMGTDKALLCWQGIPMLQRACQAALQCCDLVYVLTPWPERYQHVIPSSCIVLQEHQPDRGPLVALLAGLNQLQTTWVLLLACDLPLLRSDILREWLTLLPNTQALALVPHQPDQWEPLCGFYHHQSRSSLQSFIQQGGQSFQHWLSSLPAQKITTNAQSQTMLWNCNAPNDLIPPEV
- a CDS encoding nitrate reductase associated protein, with product MSTPPDFPAEDSLFFQFEQEFIDDLRCIPMIVRFKLDTCGIKLKLAQWNQFSEDEREQFAFQPCSSEDEIEDYREFLQDLIFMYSETEAGEVPVDENPPWLDETKIPSDLVEKAKSFKATISLKQWKSLSPLQRFALIKLSRPSHENNNFVPALKEFQLA
- a CDS encoding APC family permease; translation: MTGFNPSHSIDSAPVAAPETSRQVTLFTATCLVIANMIGIGVFTSLGFQVAGIQSGFSLLFLWLAGGVYALCGALAYGELGASMPRSGGEYHFLSQIYHPVIGFLSGWVSVTVGFAAPIALMAIALGTYFAKVFPSADPTIIGLVVVLLVTLIHSQNLKLGSSFQQIFTLLKILLILFLVVAGFTLGTGQEISFAPTNADFSQIMSAPFAISLVYVTYSYSGWNSAVYLASEVKSPEKNLPRSLLLGTAIVMVLYLLINFIFLYTTPIDLMAGKLEVGYIAADQIFKGNPILGFPGAELMALFISLGLVSSISSMVWAGPRVTQSIGEDIPFFKILAKKNRSGVPYYALLLQLAIVIALVIMKQFETVLAYLEFTLILSSFLTVLGVFVSRFRFPDLPRPYKTWGYPITPLIFLAMSVWVLVFLLQQKPMESLAGLGTILLGLPLYFIASKQKLA